From the Oceanicaulis alexandrii DSM 11625 genome, one window contains:
- the argE gene encoding acetylornithine deacetylase has product MRTATDWLAELVSFDTTSRNSNLALIDRVEAYLAGLGAVCHRIASPDGKKANLHAVLGPDVDGGVVLSGHTDVVPVDGQDWSSDPFTLTERDGKLYARGSCDMKGFIACALAQAPSFAKAGLKRPVHFAFSYDEEVGCLGAPDMIAQMAGHTPRPSCVIVGEPTEMAVVTGHKGLFSVRVEVFGKEAHSSLVEDGACAATNAVRLMNWIVEEADALKAKAPADSPFNPPYGTMTIGQMGGGTAINILARHAWFESLMRPAPWDDGPGLGRRLAERARALEAEMRKTAPDAKITIEILSDVPPLRPEEMGEAETLARALTGDNSPRVVAYGTEGGQFQEAGFSTVICGPGSIEQAHQADEFVAISELEACMAFLRKLEQRLSA; this is encoded by the coding sequence ATGCGCACCGCGACCGACTGGCTGGCCGAGCTGGTGTCCTTTGACACCACGTCTCGCAATTCCAACCTGGCTCTGATTGACCGGGTGGAAGCGTATCTGGCCGGTCTGGGCGCGGTGTGCCATCGCATCGCCAGTCCGGACGGCAAGAAAGCCAATCTGCATGCGGTCCTGGGGCCGGATGTGGATGGCGGCGTCGTGCTGTCCGGCCATACCGATGTGGTGCCGGTGGATGGTCAGGACTGGAGTTCTGATCCGTTCACGCTGACCGAACGCGACGGCAAGCTCTATGCGCGCGGATCGTGCGACATGAAGGGGTTTATCGCCTGCGCTCTGGCTCAGGCGCCGAGCTTCGCCAAGGCCGGTCTCAAGCGGCCCGTGCATTTCGCGTTTTCCTATGACGAAGAAGTCGGATGCCTGGGGGCGCCGGACATGATCGCCCAGATGGCGGGCCATACGCCCCGACCGTCTTGCGTGATCGTGGGCGAGCCCACCGAGATGGCGGTGGTGACGGGCCATAAGGGCCTGTTCTCGGTGCGGGTCGAGGTATTCGGCAAGGAGGCGCATTCCAGTCTTGTGGAGGATGGCGCCTGCGCCGCGACCAACGCCGTGCGCCTGATGAACTGGATCGTCGAGGAAGCCGATGCCCTCAAGGCCAAGGCCCCGGCGGACAGCCCGTTCAACCCGCCCTATGGCACGATGACCATCGGTCAGATGGGCGGCGGCACGGCGATCAATATTCTGGCGCGTCACGCCTGGTTTGAATCCCTGATGCGCCCGGCGCCCTGGGATGACGGGCCGGGGCTGGGCCGGCGTCTGGCGGAACGGGCGCGCGCGCTGGAAGCGGAGATGCGCAAGACCGCGCCGGACGCGAAGATCACCATCGAGATTCTCTCCGACGTGCCGCCTCTGCGGCCGGAAGAGATGGGAGAGGCGGAAACCCTCGCTCGCGCCCTGACAGGCGATAACAGCCCGCGTGTCGTCGCCTACGGCACTGAAGGCGGCCAGTTTCAGGAAGCGGGTTTCTCCACCGTGATTTGCGGGCCAGGCTCGATCGAGCAGGCCCACCAGGCCGATGAATTCGTCGCGATCAGCGAACTTGAGGCCTGCATGGCCTTCCTGAGAAAGCTCGAACAGCGCCTCTCCGCTTAG